The proteins below are encoded in one region of Engraulis encrasicolus isolate BLACKSEA-1 chromosome 1, IST_EnEncr_1.0, whole genome shotgun sequence:
- the LOC134446093 gene encoding histone H3: MARTKQTARKSTGGKAPRKQLATKAARKSAPATGGVKKPHRYRPGTVALREIRRYQKSTELLIRKLPFQRLVREIAQDFKTDLRFQSSAVMALQEASEAYLVGLFEDTNLCAIHAKRVTIMPKDIQLARRIRGERA, encoded by the coding sequence ATGGCAAGAACCAAGCAAACTGCCCGCAAGTCCACCGGAGGCAAAGCCCCGAGGAAGCAGCTCGCCACCAAGGCAGCGCGTAAAAGCGCACCGGCTACCGGTGGCGTGAAGAAGCCTCACCGTTACAGGCCAGGAACAGTGGCTCTGAGAGAGATCCGTCGCTACCAGAAATCCACTGAGCTGCTGATCCGCAAGCTGCCCTTCCAGCGTCTGGTCAGGGAAATCGCTCAGGATTTCAAGACCGACCTGCGCTTCCAGAGCTCTGCTGTCATGGCTCTGCAGGAGGCTAGCGAGGCTTACCTGGTTGGTCTGTTCGAGGACACCAACCTGTGCGCCATCCACGCCAAGAGAGTGACCATCATGCCCAAGGACATCCAGCTGGCTCGTCGTATCCGCGGAGAGCGTGCTTAA
- the LOC134446130 gene encoding histone H2A-like, with amino-acid sequence MSGRGKTGGKARAKAKTRSSRAGLQFPVGRVHRLLRKGNYGERVGAGAPVYLAAVLEYLTAEILELAGNAARDNKKTRIIPRHLQLAVRNDEELNKLLGGVTIAQGGVLPNIQAVLLPKKTEKSK; translated from the coding sequence ATGAGCGGAAGAGGCAAAACCGGTGGCAAGGCTAGGGCAAAGGCCAAGACACGttcatccagggctggactgcagtTCCCCGTTGGTCGTGTGCACAGGCTGCTGCGTAAAGGCAACTATGGTGAGCGCGTGGGAGCTGGCGCACCCGTCTACCTGGCTGCAGTGCTCGAGTACTTGACCGCTGAGATCCTCGAGTTGGCTGGCAACGCCGCTCGTGACAACAAGAAGACTCGTATCATTCCCCGTCATCTGCAGCTGGCCGTGCGCAACGACGAGGAGTTGAACAAACTGCTCGGTGGAGTCACCATCGCCCAGGGTGGTGTGCTGCCCAACATTCAGGCTGTTCTCCTGCCCAAGAAGACCGAGAAGTCCAAGTAA